A part of bacterium genomic DNA contains:
- the rsmH gene encoding 16S rRNA (cytosine(1402)-N(4))-methyltransferase RsmH, producing MYHKPVLLKKVLKYWVNVYLLSKKKRVFIVDATCGEGGHSLALLKKAQKEGWLNKLKLICLDWDEEILKRAKKRLAAFSPCVIFKNCSYLDLDKTLSRLKIKKIDGILFDLGASSFHFKKAKKGFSFQEDSLLDMRYSKIRKETALDIVRGYSKEEIAEILKVYGEERWAKKIAEAIISVRSKKEIRTARELAEIVAQAVPRKFWGKTHPATKTFQALRIYVNKELDNVQIGVKKAISLLSPQARILVISFHSLEDRLVKRIFRLTSEPKKDIIFGRVLKSGSLKNIGRFFPSCLELEKNPASRSAVLRVAEKRGGKADVFCFYCNIF from the coding sequence ATGTATCATAAACCTGTTTTGCTCAAAAAGGTGCTTAAATATTGGGTTAATGTTTATCTGCTCTCCAAGAAAAAGAGGGTTTTTATAGTTGACGCTACTTGCGGAGAAGGGGGGCACTCTTTAGCTTTACTTAAAAAAGCACAAAAAGAGGGCTGGCTTAATAAACTAAAATTGATTTGTCTTGATTGGGATGAAGAGATTTTAAAAAGAGCAAAGAAGAGGCTAGCTGCTTTTTCCCCTTGTGTTATTTTTAAAAATTGTAGTTATCTTGATTTAGATAAAACACTTTCTCGCTTAAAAATCAAAAAAATAGACGGTATTCTTTTTGATCTTGGTGCCAGCTCTTTCCATTTTAAAAAAGCAAAAAAGGGTTTTTCTTTTCAAGAAGATTCACTATTGGATATGAGGTATTCAAAGATAAGAAAGGAGACAGCACTGGATATAGTTAGAGGGTATTCAAAAGAAGAAATTGCTGAGATTTTAAAAGTTTATGGAGAAGAAAGGTGGGCTAAAAAAATAGCTGAGGCTATTATTAGTGTTCGTTCAAAAAAGGAAATAAGAACAGCTAGGGAGTTGGCAGAGATTGTGGCTCAAGCTGTGCCCAGAAAGTTTTGGGGCAAAACTCATCCAGCTACAAAAACCTTTCAGGCATTGAGAATCTATGTGAATAAAGAGTTGGACAATGTCCAAATCGGTGTTAAAAAAGCGATTTCCCTTCTTTCTCCCCAGGCCAGAATTTTAGTGATATCTTTTCACTCTCTTGAAGACAGGTTGGTTAAACGAATTTTTAGGTTAACATCTGAGCCAAAAAAGGACATAATTTTTGGCAGAGTTTTGAAATCTGGCTCCTTAAAAAACATAGGCCGATTTTTCCCGAGCTGTTTAGAGCTGGAGAAAAATCCGGCATCGCGCTCAGCAGTGTTAAGAGTGGCTGAAAAAAGAGGAGGTAAGGCAGATGTTTTTTGTTTTTATTGTAATATCTTTTGA